The Pecten maximus chromosome 17, xPecMax1.1, whole genome shotgun sequence DNA segment CCACAGCTATACAAACGGAATCAAATGAATTGATTGACCATTTGCTGAAGTTTCATGTTGAGAGGGTTGCAGACTTCTGCAAAAAACAATTCTTAGTTTTGTCTGCATTTATGGAAGACCTCAACGTCACTGCCTCTGGTTCAGTAAAGTCTGAGGCTCTTtgtcatttttatgaaaaatgcaATCGGCATCAAACAAGCCAGGAATACCTCTTGACTGCCATGATACTGTTTCAAGACCTGCCCATACATTCTGATGCCCAAGCCCACATCTGCTACAAGTTGGCAGTGGAGGTAAGGAAGTTCTTGCTTCAGGAGAAGGTTGACCTCTTCCAGACAACCAAGAAATCCACTTACCAGAGGTTTGTGACCAGTGCATCAAAAGCGAGGATCCGTTATGTTGGTGGGTATTGTATCAGTAAGGTCAGATATCGCAATCTGCAGCTTCAGAAGACAAGAGCAACCAAAGTCAGCATTGAAGACCAGCAACAGTATGAGGAATCAACAATGGCAATCAACATACTGGATGCTTTAAGGGAGAATGAGGTTGTGTTGGAAAAACATTCTGCTCTTCCTGAAACATTGGTTGATGTCATCAGGAAACAAAATGTAAGCAGGGGGTTAACTCAGATCAGAGATGAACTATTCTTATTTTTCATGAAGCTGTGTGAACATTGTCTTACAAACCTGACTGATCAACATCTCCATCAACACGGTCAACATCTCCACAGTCAATGCTTTAATGTAATCATGGGGAATATTCAACTTTACGAACAGTTTCTGAAAGTTGTCAAGACAGTGCCTATGAAAAGTTTTTCTTTGTATGAAAATACATGTGATGTGGGTTCATCAGTCGTTGAAGACATTCTCAATAAACTCACATTGGAAGTCTCTGTGACCGAGTGTATTTACAAGGATATTGTTGAGAAGTTTGTCATGGTGATGCTTAATCAATTTAGGAAAGACCTGCTTCAAGCATTTTCAGTGGAGAAAACATTAGCTCACAGAAAGCAAATTTTGAtcaagaaatcaaaacaaagtGATATTCAGGGAACAGTCAGCTTTGATAGTATCAGTAAAGATAACTCCATAGGTAAAGATATGTCACACAATTTACTGAAAGGTTTACTTCTCCAACAGAAAGATGTTTTGAAGTCATTTACCAAGACCAACCTCCAAACATTATGCAAGGCATACTCTCTGAAGGTATCAAGGGTTTATACAAAAGCAAAATTAATGCAGGACTTGAAAGCAAGGATACTCGCCAGTAATGCCATGCCAAATCCAAACGTCATTCACCATGAcacagaatccaagatggcagagACAACTACTCTTTCAGAACCTCAACCAGGACCAAGTTCTGCAGCAGATTCTTTTGAGGACACTCAGAAAGAACCTAAAGGTACCTCGACTGAAGAGGATGAAGCAATGCTTCAAAAAGATCCTGAAGAAGAGGAAGTCTGCAAAGTTTGCAATAAAGTTGGTAGTGTATTGTATTGGATATACTGTGAAAGCTGCTCTAAATGGCTACACAGGAACTGTGCAGGGCTTCGTTCAAAAAAAAAGTGGGACAATGCAAGACAAGAAGGAGTAAAGTTTTTCTGTAATGACTGTCAATAAATTAGATTTAGAAATGTTAAAACTACCATTATTTCAtaacaaatcaaacatatttttctgGATTCCAaattgtgtgtgatatatatatatatatatatatatagtgtcacACTTTCTCAGTGTGTGTAATAAAGGAACAGTGTCATACTTCTAGTGTGTGTAATGGAGGAACAGTGCCACACTTCTAGTGTGTGTAATGGAGGAACAGTGCCACACTTCTTCAGTGTGTGTAATGGAGGGACAGTGCCACacttataatgtgtgtaatggaggaacagtgccacacttataatgtgtgtaatggagGAACAGTGCCACACTTCTTCAGTGTGTGTAATGGAGGAACAGTGCCACACTTCTAGTGTGTGTAATGGAGGAACAGTGCCACGCTTCTTCAGTGTGTGTAATGGAGGAACAGTGCCACACTTCTTCAGTGTGTGTAATGAAGGGACAGTGCCACacttataatgtgtgtaatggaggaacagtgccacacttataatgtgtgtaatggagGAACAGTGCCACACTTCTTCAGTGTGTGTAATGGAGGAACAGTGCCACACTTCTAGTGTGTGTAATGGAGGAACAGTGCCACGCTTCTTCAGTGTGTGTAATGGAGGAACAGTGCCACACTTCTTCAGTGTGTGTAATGAAGGGACAGTGCCACacttataatgtgtgtaatggaggaacagtgccacacttataatgtgtgtaatggagGAACAATGCCACACTTCTTCAGTGTGTGTAATGGAGGGACAGTGCCACacttataatgtgtgtaatggagGAACAGTGCCACATTTCTTCAGTGTGTAATGAAAGAGCTGTGGTATACTTCCTCATTGTAAGTAGATAGTTTCACATGCATGTACACTCACTTCTTGTGTTTAATAGATCTAGGGATGCAATATGGTGTAGCTAGTGTCATACTTCTTAAATGGTATGTAATATATCTGATTTACACTAACActatgtatattttcatattgaacATTCAATcaatctttaattttttttccattttattatttgttcTGTATTGCTGCTGGTATTTACAGTTTCATAATGAACCTCCTGCTCTTGTTGAATTTTATCATTGGATGGGTTTTATTTCTCATTgcaataatattatatatattgtttcaaATGTTACAGTTTTGGTGTAAGCTGTTGATCAATGGATGTCTCATaactagtactgtatatatgttgatcAAGCTTATGGTGTGTCACATAAATCAGCTGGACAATCTTCATAAGTCACATGATCTGTACATGTTCAACAATGGTTGTCACATGACTTGTTTTCACATTGCGGCTTACATATCTTGCAGACTATTTTCTAGTTGTGTTTATATTTGGTATTATGGTCCCCATGAGGGAATAGACTATCTCCTCATGTTCATGAGTCTAACTAAAAGATGCGGTCCTCCGACAGatcttgttttcaattttaagTTCAGATAAAATTAAACTGCTGAACCATAAAACATGCTGTGctattatcaaataaataacacCAGTTAATtactaaaaatttaaaatatacataaaaaatcaCTATGATAGCTATGGCCTGTCATAGGTCTAAACAATTCCCATCGGCCCTTTAATTAAGTTTGCTATTAAGTAACATAGTAATGATGCATCTATATGTAATCAATCAAAGACATATAGTCATATATTTTTtgtctgtaatataatttttaacTCATGATTAATATCTGAAAATTCTTAACTGTCTCATGCCTATGATATAATGGTTTCCATAAATAATTAAGAATTACCAAGTGACAACTGCCATCCTTAAAGTTCGTCTGCTAAAAAAATTCCGCTAAATAACACCATTCGAAAAGTCCGCCAATTACATTGTTCGGATACGATTTCCGTTTAGCGATTGTGATATGAAAAACCCCGAGAGTTTCGAGAGAATTAGCGAATGTGAAGGTCGAATTACCTGAAAATAACGAACCAATCAGCGTTGAGATAACAACTTCTCACACAGCGGAAAACATGGCGGCTTCAGGCATAAAATCAGCGATGCGTTATCAACAAAAGCCAGAGGCGAGCAACAGGGTAATTTTTAGATAGGAACACATGTGCAAGTAAGTTTGTTTCCTGCCTAAGTTTCATCGTTTAGAGACTGGAGTGCTGACATGCGGTACTGTTGAAGCTACTCTCTAGAGACATTTCGTGTTATTCGCTGGACAGATGAGTGTCCGACTAAATAAAATCTGACTAATTTTCGATGTTTTGTGACGTCTAGTGATAGTtctatgactatatatatagtgaattaTATACCAAATTAAAGGGGGGGGCATTTGTCTGTCGATTGAGACCATTACCAGCGGCACATCTTCGATGGTTTGTCTACAATTACAATTTTCCTGAAATTAGGTGGGTTATCTATGCCGATCGAGTTATTGACCttgattatatattgggtgtattgacagacgaggctaggacctgtgaTCTACACATAGAACATTAAATCCTATACACATAAGaaccaaaacacacataacattacataataTAGGCACAAGTAGCCGATAAACACATAGTTGTCAAAGTGTCTGTTTCAGTCGTGAATTTGTAAGT contains these protein-coding regions:
- the LOC117315301 gene encoding uncharacterized protein LOC117315301; amino-acid sequence: MNLKQKEAYDIAIAVHNLYIGGSAGTGKSFLISEIENGLRKADKSVHITCTTGIACANFSNAMTIHRWAGIDDGRYSSKEIATLIKETPKHRDTLERLMKADTLIIDEISMLSDKLFQQLEEVCSLKNPDVIFGGIQLILCGDFRQLPPVPNVQYNDEGNFCFQSELFQTAVPHRVILCDIIRQQDQTLIKAIQEVSEGVELTEESLTLINSMERPLPTGPPSVKLFATNNLVDDYNRRRILNWRGELIEYSAVDTGDKKHLSKILAPQKLWLKEGCPVVLLRNFSKVLYNGLQGYIVSLGKDGPVVDFGSLGVHRITKIKFTVFSPVIGKNVAERMQYPLKLAFALSIHKAQGMTLDRVEVDCRNIFKAGQLGVAMGRVRSAAGLRILNFNPSVCIQQPDIVQTFIDTPSRELDDSLHCCNAIRQVSMDWQTIFGPDDDDDFIVDGNLGCEGEAETEEEDEDTFDDDFNKIIVSDSVFSTDELSEYTLPASFDPGALLQTMRSKHEATAIQTESNELIDHLLKFHVERVADFCKKQFLVLSAFMEDLNVTASGSVKSEALCHFYEKCNRHQTSQEYLLTAMILFQDLPIHSDAQAHICYKLAVEVRKFLLQEKVDLFQTTKKSTYQRFVTSASKARIRYVGGYCISKVRYRNLQLQKTRATKVSIEDQQQYEESTMAINILDALRENEVVLEKHSALPETLVDVIRKQNVSRGLTQIRDELFLFFMKLCEHCLTNLTDQHLHQHGQHLHSQCFNVIMGNIQLYEQFLKVVKTVPMKSFSLYENTCDVGSSVVEDILNKLTLEVSVTECIYKDIVEKFVMVMLNQFRKDLLQAFSVEKTLAHRKQILIKKSKQSDIQGTVSFDSISKDNSIGKDMSHNLLKGLLLQQKDVLKSFTKTNLQTLCKAYSLKVSRVYTKAKLMQDLKARILASNAMPNPNVIHHDTESKMAETTTLSEPQPGPSSAADSFEDTQKEPKGTSTEEDEAMLQKDPEEEEVCKCHTSSVCVMEEQCHTSSVCNGGTVPRFFSVCNGGTVPHFFSVCNEGTVPHL